The Ziziphus jujuba cultivar Dongzao chromosome 3, ASM3175591v1 region TGATAGACAGTAATTGAAATTGAGATTTCTAAATTGACAGTAATTGAAATTGAGATTTCTAAATTGCTATTGTCCTCTTGCTGTTTTTAATTGGTTAACATTTTTGGCTTCTGAAGcccatttttaatggttttaaaaGGTGAAGGCATCTGTTGAAGCAAAATCATTCATTGAAGCATTGAAAAGTAAAGGTATTTCTTCAGTAGGTGCTGAGGCTTCTGTTGGGGTGGTGAGTTTAATTATTCATCACAAATTTCTTTGTTTCATATAGTTTCTTTTCTAAAAtgactgctttttttttttttttttttttgacaaagtaCTTTTTACAAACAGAAGTTAAATTACCAGTCTCATTATTCGTCTAGAGTCTAAACCCATATAGAAAATTGTTGCTTAAGCTGATTTTATATAAACCTGTTTTCAGCCAAGGTTGTTGTTGAGCTTGCAAAATGCAACTTTATAGAAGCTGCTGTGATACTACATCCTGCATTAGTGTCTGTGGAAGATATCAAGGGTATGTATGATTCTTGCTTGTTCAATATCCAGAAACTGTACCTACAgaatattttactaacatgcAACATTGTATGATTTCTACACTACGTTGCCAGTTTTTTGTAATTTCTAGTTCAATATATGTTTTTGCAATACTTTCAGAGGTTAAGGTTCCAATTTCGATACTCGGAGCTGAGATTGACAAAGTATCTCCACCAGAACTATTGAaacattttgaagatgtcttagCAGCAAAATATGAGGTAACACAATATTCTCCATTGCAATAAATAGTTCTCAATATGACATTCTCTGTTTTTGGTCTTTTGTGTTcggccttttttttttgatgCCCTGTCTTTCTTCTTCTGGGCAGAAATTTACTAAAGCTGATCcagtttttttgttaaatataatgTTTGAGATTTTATACTGGCGGATTTCTTTGTTGTCAAGGTATTTCCGAATGCTTCACATGGTTGGGCAGTGAGATATGATGTTAACGATGAAGTTGTTTTCAAGAAAGCAGAGGAGGCTCATAAGGACATGTTGGAATGGTTTAATAAGCATCTTAAGTGAGAAGGTTTACAACAAAATAGTTAAAAGATGCCTAGGATTTGTACAGAATGAAACTTAGTTATCTACTTTTTGTGCCTTATGGTTTTGAATAATACTGGGATTTGTGTTGTACCATTATGTGTATTGATAAACCCAGCATTTGATATTGTACTAGATTAATTCTTGGACAGTTTACGgtggtaatttttgttttttttttttaatatgtttctataaggtaaagaaatattaggaagaaaaaggaaatgaaaaccAGAAACTACCCTCCTTTCATCATTTGACAGATTGCTTTGATATATTACTCCaaactttcaactttaaaaaaaaaaaaaaaaaaaaaaaacgtaaggCAAATGTTGGATGATTTTAGATGAGACCCTGCAATGAATGTAGCCTGCAATTTGGGTTCTATCATCAGTTTGAGAGTTGTTGGCATCAAAAGTTGAATAAACCTTTGTTTACGAAAGAGGGCAATGTCCAATCAAAGATTCTTCCAGGGTCTGCCACGTGAATTCTCTACATCATCACCACGTGTTTTGTTGGACCcttttaacaataaaaatatccacCTACTAtatcttttatctatttaaaaattatttattatataaaataaatagataaaattttaaaaaattattttttaataattttatatattaattatatccaactaatatagtaaaaaataaaaattataaaaaatattatctatttttaaaaattttactagatatacttagtaaatattttatttatttttattgatttttgttaaaaaaaattctatatgaatttttgatttttttaattaaatataattttaaaataaaaaaatatatattaacatttaataatattttaaatagaatttattgaaaaaaaattacctaaattattatatattaaataaaaaaaatatcatataaacttttaaaattaatatcatatagATTCTAGTATTGAAGATATTATAAAAGTAGAAGTAAATTTGCTTCGGCATATCCTTATCAGCAATTAAAGTAAATATCTTTAGAATTTTCCCTTCATATACCcatataaagaataaagaaaaaaattccaacTTTACAtggaaataaaacaaagaaaacaaatttccGTACCCAATTGGTTACCCCAAGCTGCTTCCAGTGCTTTTTCTCAGAATATAGTATGTTGTGGTTGTGACGTTATAGATGATGTAACTTTTTTAAGTATCATTTCAAAGGAGACTACTCTAGAACGAGTCTCTCTGTCCAGGGCTATTTATTTATCCACAAAAGCCATTTAAAAGCAAGTAATTTGCTGTCTTCTGTTTAGTGCCCGAGAGAGAGACTGAGAGACTCGGtgtttgataaaaaagaaagagaaggggaaaaaagaatgtCAGGGCCTCAGTGCTGCTCAAATCCTCCAGTCCTCGATCGAAGTGGTGGAGCAGGGCATGTTGAGAAACTTGCTGGCCTCGACACCTATGTCACTGGCTCACCTGACTCTAAGCTTGCCATTCTTCTTATTTCTGATGTTTTTGGTACTTGTCTATTTCCTCTTAaatcttttttgttattatttcttatttttatgatCTGGgtcattttaagttttttttttttgggggtaatttcttatttttgtgaTCTGGGTcagtttaagctttttatttttgtgggtattgattttgaagttgtattatttgtttatttattttggatcttGTATTGGTAACTGATGTAGTAATCTAATAAGTTTCTTTTTTGACTACCGATTCAGTGGAGAAAatacttgttttttattttgttttgggtcTCAAGAatagttttgtaattttctGACTTTAAAggcaataaattttttataaactaaTGTTTTCAAAATCAGAAGAATAgttttcttagttcatggtcaGACAAGGTTGAAGAAACTTTGGTTTGTGCCCTAGTTGTATGGCATAAGTTGGGTGATTTTCTATTCTTCCTTTGAGAATGGAAATTGATTACTGCCTAAGGATTTGAagtttgttttattgttatatttgagTAATTTTCTTACTGTCTACTTGTTTTAGTAATTTCCTGATGAATTGGGGGTTGTTTAACATtccttttaataaatatttttgcctCTTTCATTGCTTCTTCTCTGGTTGTGATTGGGATATGAAAGAAGTactattttatatgttattaatCGGATATTCTTTTTCACTTACTattcattttgcttttttgtttctCTACCACTGCAATTTTTTAACTTTACAATGTTGGATTTTTCTTGCAGGATATGATGCTCCAAACTTGAGGTATGGCTTATTGATTCAATATATCTACTATAGGTTTGCATGGTCTGCCTAAAATTATGAACTGAATATGTATTATTGAATAGCATGTGGATTCCGAAAGAATAATTTAGCCAAGGATAATTCTTCTTTGTATAAGGACTGTGTGTTTATCTGTCCTATCcacttttggaaactcatgaaCTACTACATCGTGCCATGTGTCCTGTTTTAAAGGAAGCTGGCAGACAAGTCTGCAGCTGCTGGATTCTTCGTGGTGGTTCCCGACTTCTTACATGGAGATCCCTATGTGCCTGAAAATGCTGAGAGGCCTATTTCAGCTTGGATAAAAGATCATGGAACAGTTAGTTTCTAATCTTTTAAATATGGCTTGAGATTCTTCTTTTTAGGAAAAAGTTTTAAGCTGCTCTTCTATGTCTAAATTGTACTTGAATGTGGAGGAAAAGAATTTCGtctagaaataaaatttttatagctTCATCTGAAGATGTGTATGCGCTCAGAATGTTCACAACAGTGATTGGAACTGAGATTTCTAGTTGCTATACTATTATTGATTCTACGTCAGTTAACATTTTAGCTGTTTCAACAGGATAAGGCAGCCGTCGAAGCAAAATCAGTAGTTGAGGCATTGAGAAGTAAAGGAGTTTCTTCAGTTGGGGCTGCAGGCTTTTGTTGGGGCGGTGagtttatttcatatatttcttTGTTTCATATGGTTTCTTTTTTCATGTAGTTTGACAAAGTACTTTCACAAACAGAAGTTGCATACGTAATTTTATTAGTCTAgttcatatagaaaattgtaGCTGAGATGATTGGTATGTACCTGTTCTCAGCAAAGGTTGTTGTTGAGCTTGCGAAAATTGGCATTATCCAAGCTGCTGTGCTGCTGCATCCTTCATTTGTCACCGTGGAAGATATCAATGGTATGATTCATGCTCTTTCATATTTAGAAACTAAAGTTGCAGATTATTTCATCAAAATGTGTGTGAGACAGCTTGATAACTATTTTCTGCTAAATGTTTTTTAGTTTCTTCGTTATATTTCAGTTTTTGCAATTTCTAGTTGCCATATGTATCACAGCACTATTGCTACCATAGATagcttaattttttgaaatacttTCAGAGGTTAAGGTTCCGATATCGGTTCTTGGAGCTGAGAATGACCATATTTCTCCACCAGAACTCGTGAAAAAATTTGAAGAAGTCTTACTTGGAAAATCTGGGGTAAGAATATCTTTCATTAAAATAGTTCTCAATATGAGATAATTCATTGTAGATCTTGATATGCCTTATACATGTCATGTGTTTCTTCTTATTTGCTAAAAATGATGTTTTGATTTTATGCAGGTGGAGTCCTTTGTGAAGGTATTTCCAAAGGTCGCGCATGGATGGACCGTGAGATATAAGGTTGAAGATCAAGAAGCTGTGACGAAAGCAGAGGAGGCTCATGGGGACCTGTTGGCATGGTTTTCTAAGCATGTTAAGTGAGGGTGTTCAACATGGTACTCCATTAATGTTGCCTAAGATGAGAACACACTATTGAGTCTTGTCAAAACTCGTTTATATATGGAAATGGTTTGAATAATAAATACTTGGGACTTTTGTctaccaataataatatttatctacTGTATTATTGTGTAGAATTCATAACGTTGTTCAAAGTTCAAACAATCTCTGTCGTTTACATGGTTTGCATACAAATGAGGATGCGCATCAAATCCCCAATACGGACCACTCCAAACCGATATTTCTAATAAGTTTTTGGGTTGCAAAACTTAAAAACTGAAATTCAGCATGATGGATAGTTTTTCGGTTGGGTTGCTTTCAATTCAAGCCAAGTCATGTTGACAAGAGAGATATAGTGATCCTTTTTACCCGATCAGCCTAAACAGAATCCTGATCTAACATGCACAGCAAATCTAGCTGCTAGTAGAGCATGGGCTTGTGCTTATTTGTGTCGGATTCTACGAGAGAAAGCGTCTTCTTGAAACCCACCAACCCAGCTCAGCCTCATTTTTGAGATATCTTGCACGGAACGAGAGTCTAAGACTGCTCCATGTCTGCTGCGTGGAGTCCTATTCATCACCACGTGTTCAAGTGGGGTCTGATTTCCTTTTGAACAGAAATTATTTGCCAAccataattaagaataaatgaTTGTTTTTGCATTGTGTCaggaaacaataaaaatagaaaaaaataataataaaaagtagatTGCTTTCGACTCGTTTCAGAATTGAAAAAGCTattatttttgcctttttttttttggttccctcAAAGCTTTTTCCTTTAcgaataattttgtatttaaatagaaaaattccTGTTTTATATGAACAAGTTGAGAAAATATGAGATCATTTGCAAATTTTCCACTGTTTATACCTAGGACTTGAAGGAATCTTTTAAAGTGGCCAAGAAAGTgagacaaagggaaagaacAACGTGAGGGCGGCCTAAATGCTGCTCAAACCCCTCCAGTTCTCAAACCAAGCAGCGTTGCGCGTTACGTTGACTCATATGTCAATGGCTCTTTATTGGCAATTTGTTTCCAtggctatttattttatttacccacAAAGCCACTTGtgccttttttctttatatattagtCACTTGGCAATTTGTTGTCTGCTACATGTGCCTGAGACAGAGACACTGAGAGACTGTGTTTGATAGAAAATAAAGAGCTTGGGAAAAAGAATGTCAGGGGCTCAGTGCTGCTCAAACCCTCCAGTACTCGATCCAAGTTGTGGAGCAGGCCATGTTCAGAAACTTGCTGGCCTCGACACCTATGTCACTGGCTCACCTGATTCTAAGCTTGCCATTCTTCTTGTTTCTGACGTTTTTGGTACTTTTCCATTTCCTTTTAATATTCTGcactatttattattgttatgatcTGGGtcgttttaagtttttttatttttgtggggACTGATTTTGAAGTTGTATTAgttattgggttttttttttttttttttttttttttttttttttttttttttccttctgtctTGTATTGTTAAGTGAtaagtttcttttttgttttatgattttctgggatttttttttttcaaaatttttttatttggtgaagAAAAAAGGGGACTTAAGAGGGAAAAGAAAGCCGTTGTTTGATCTCATGAAAAGTTTTGTAAATATCTGActttaaatacaataaattgtttataaataGTTTTCTTAGGCCATGATCAAACAAGgatttgaagatatttttggtttgtttccCATGTGGATAACATAAGTTGggtgattttctatttcttcttttgaGAATGGAAATGGCTTTATGCTTAAGGATTTGAAGTTTGTTTTTAATGTTGCATTTAAGTAATTTTCTTACTGTTTACTTGTTTTCGTAATTTCTTGATGGATTGAAGACTGTTTTAACATTCCTTGCAacaaatgttgggttttgcCTTCTTTTATTTGCTTCTTGCTCTGGTTGGGATATGAAAGTAgtggaatatatattttactactGGGATTATCTTTTTCGCTTACTATTGATTTTGCTTCGTGATTTCATCACCACTACAATTTTTCAACTTTACATGTTGGATTTTTCCCTTCACGCAGGATATGATGCACCAAACTTGAGGTATGGCTTATTGATTCATTTGCATGCTCTGCATAAAATTGTGAACTGAagtatcttttttgttttttttttaatagcatgTTGATTCCAAAAcaataatttagttaaaaattaattctttcTTTGAATAAGAATTGTGTTTTCATATCTGATTTGGCATACTGTGTACTTTGTTGCCACATTACTGTATCACTTTCGGAAACTGATGAACAATAGCGCCGTATTGTGTGTCCTGTTTTAAAGATATCTGGCAGACAAGGCTGCAGCTACTGGATTCTTCGTGGTGGTTCCCGACTTCTGGCACGGAGATCCCTATGTGCCTAAAAATGCTGAGAGGCCTCTAGAAGGCTTTGATGTTTGGTTAAAAGATCATCGAACGGTcagtttctaatttttaaaacatgacTTGagattttttactattttaatctgCTCTTCTATGTCTGAAATGATACTTGAATCTGCAGTAAAAGAGTTTCAtctagaaataaaaattttttagaGCTGTATTGGGGAATTTACGTTGTCAGCTGAGATTTTTAATTGCTATGCTATTATTGGTTCCACATTAGTAACATTTTAGTTGTTTTAACAGGATAAGGCAGCCTTGGAAGCAAGATCAGTAATTGAGATATTGAAAAGCAAAGGTGTTTCTTCAGTTGGGGCTGCAGGCTGCTGTTTGGGCGGTGAGTTTGATCACATAtttctttgtttaatttagtttctttttttaattagtttgacAAAGGACTTTCACAAACAGAAGTTAGATAAGTAATTTTTATTAGTCTAGTCCATATAGAAATCTGTTGCTTGGAGATGATTTATATAAACATGTTTTCAGCTAAGGTTGTTGTTGAACTTGCGAAAACTAACATTATCCAAGCTGCTGTGCTGCTACATCCTACATATGTCACAGTGGAAGACATCAGTGGTATGATTTGTGCTCTTTTGATATTTAGAAACCGTAGTCATGGATTATTTGGTCAAAAGGTGTATATGAGACAGCTTAGTAATCTTTTTCTGCTAAATATTGTGCTATTTTTTTGGCCactatattttacattttgcaATTTCCAGTTCATATGTACCAGAGCACTATTGGTACAGTAGATAGCTTGATGATTTGCTATACTTTCAGAGGTTAAAGGTCCGATTACGATTCTTGGAGCTGAGATTGACGAGATTTCTCCACCAGAACTCATTAAACAATTTGAGGCTGTCTTAGCAGGAAAATCTGGGGTAAGAATAACTTCCATTAAAATAGTTCTCAATAAATGATAATCCATCATAGATTCTTGGTATGCATTTTACATGTCCTGTCTTTCTTCTTATTTGCTAATTGATGTTCGATTATGTTCAGGTGGAATTCTTTGTGAAGGTATGTCCAAAAGTTGCTCATGGATGGACCATAAGATATGATGTTGGAGATGAAGAGGCTGTCAAGAACGCTGAGGAGGCTCATCAGATCCTGTTGGAATGGTTTTGTAAGCATGTTAAGTGAAGTCGTTCAACATAGTACTGCATCAATGTTGCCAAAGATGATAACACCATGAAACTCATCAAAACTCCTTACATATTTGGAAATGGTttgaattgaataataataCTTGGGACTTTTGTCTACCATAATATGTATGTACTGAATTGTTATGCGGAATTCATAATGGTGTTCAAACGGAGCTTTGTCATTTTATATGGTTTACATACAAGTGGGGGTGCACGTAAAATCCCAAAAACCAACCACTCCGAACagacatttttaaatatttttttgggttgcaaaaacttataaaactgaaatttgtgtATGATGGAAAGCTTTGCTTATGAATTTCCATTACCGTACTCTGCTTCAATTCAAGCAAAGTCAATCTCACAATGAGAAAAAATGTGGATTAGATGTGatggttttgaaagaaacaatatTGATGAAAACGGAGAGACATAGTGATCCTTCATTCAATCAACCAAAACAGAATCAGCTGCTAGTGACACATGAGCTTGTCTTTGTATGTGTCTGGACCATATAAGAGAAAGCGCGTACCGTTCAAACCCGCCAAAAGATCTCAGCctcattttttgatattttgtacaGAACCAGCGCCTAAGACTCTTCCATGTCTGCTACGTGGAAGTCCCACATCATCACCACGTATTCAACTGGGGTCAGATTCCCTTTGTAGAGAAATTGTTTGCCAACCATAATTGAggataaatgattattttcgGATTGggattagcaaaaaaaaaaaaaaaaaacttgaaaaaggtCAAGAGTAGATTGCTTTTGATTCGTTTCAGAATTGAAAGAGCAATTATTTTTGGCTATTTCTCTCCTAGTCAAAGCTTTTTTCCTCTACGAATAATTTTGTATCTAAATAGAAAATTCCAGTTTTATATGAGCAAgttgagaaaatatatattaatattttattacagTACTTCCGTCAACTATGTCCAGTTTTTCCACTGTTTAAATAGTCCTTGCAGAAATGTTGAAAAGTAGCctagaaagtgagagagaggaACAACAGCGTACTAAGCACTGTTGCGGGCCATGTTGAGAGACTTGGTGGCCTTGACTCATTATGTCACTGGCTCTCCTGATTCCAAGCTTGCCATTGTTCTTCTATCTGACATTTTTggtactttccttttctttttctctttcttttcttttttttttttttgatttcccgttaacattttgcattttttctcattttaatgATCTGGGTCATTTTACAATCTTCTAAATTTTACACATTTGAATTTTCCTGCAGGATATGAGCGCCAAACTTGAGGTATATGggttattatataataaagataATGTTTATGAGATATTTGCATGGTCTGCCTAAAATATCTAGTATGATTAAGAATATGGACTCCAAAAGGATAATACTGATTTTGACAAGAATTCTGTATTTATCCATTTTGAGATATATGAACTTTGTTTTTTTACATTACTCTTTTTGAAACTAATGCTAACTCTGTCCTTTAACAAAGGAAGATAGCAGACAAGTATGCTGCTCCTGGATTCTTTGTGGTGCTTCCTGACTTTTTTTCATGGAGATCCTAAGTAGTTAAGTGTTCtttaagggggggggggggggggggaagaagcTCAAAATACTGTCAATATCAATTGTCTTAATCCaccttttattaaaaaattaaaaaaataaaaataaaaggagaagAGGCTCAAAATACTGTCAATATCAATGGTCTTAATCCACCTTTTATGAAAGACAGGGAAAGAAACTGAGATTTCTAAATTGCTATGGTCCTATTGTTGATTCTATATTGGTTAACATTTTTAGCTTCTGAAGcctatttttaatggttttaacATTTTTAGCTTCTGAAACctatttttaatggtttcaaAAGGTTAAGGCATCTGTTGATGCAAAATCATTTATTGAAGCATTGAAAAGTAAAGGTATTTCTTCAGTAGGGGCAGTAGACCAGGCTTCTGTTGGGGTGGTATGTTTAATTATTCGCCACAAATTTCTTCGTtactactttttaattttttaaccaggtacttttttcaaaagttaaaagTGACAGTCTATCATTAGTCTTACCCCATATAGAAATTTGTTGCTTAAGCTGACTTTATATAAACCtgtttttgtaaaataaaaaaactgttgTGCAAAgatattttttggctttttataGTAATTTCTGGTTGTGACGCCAATAGATGATGTAGTGTCTCCTTGTGAGTACTATTCCTGAGTATGTCTCTTTTCATGGATATTTATTAACTTACCAACAAAGACATTTGTGCCTCTTTTCTTTGAATTAGTTACTTGGCAATTTGTTATCTTCAACAAGTGCTTGACAGAGAGAGAGACttacattttgtttttgatagaAAGTAAAGAGTGAAAAAGAATGTCAGGGCCTCAGTGCTGCTCAAACCCTCCAGTGCTCGATTCAAGTTGTGGAGCAGGCCATGTTGAGAAACTTGGTGGCCTCGACTCCTATGTCACTGGCTCACCTGATTCCAAACTTGCTATTCTTCTTATTTCTGatgtttttggtatttttctgtttccttttaatattatgtgctatttcctttttgttttccgattttctgggtttttttatttttatttttacttttttgggtGATGATAAAAGGGGATTTAAGAGGGAAAAGGAAGCCGTTGTGTGGTCTCACGAATAGTTTTGTAGATTTCTGTATGatgtttttgaaaatcaaaagaaTAGTTTTCTTAGGTCATCGTCAAACAAAGATTGAAGATACTTAGGTTTGTACCCCTGGTGGATAACATAATTTAGGGTGATTTTCTATTTCGTTTGAGAATGGAAATCATTTCCTGCTTAAGGAtttgaaattagttttattGTCGCATTTAAGTAATGTTCTTAGTCTGTACTTGTTTTCGTAATTTCTTGCTCTGGTTGGGATATGAAAGTAGTAGAATTTATATGTTATTGCTGGGATAATCTTTTTCACTTACTATTGATTTTGCTTTGTTATGTCATCACCACTACAATTTTTTAACTTTACGTTTTTGGATTTTTCCTGCAGGATATGATGCACCAAACTTGAGGTATGGCTTATTGATGCATATATCTAATAAAGGGTTTGCATGGTCTGCCTGAAGTTATGGACTGAACCATCTTTCATTCATAGCATGTGGATTCCAAAAGAATAATTTAGTGAAAGATACTTCTTCTTGGATATAAGAATTGTGTGTTTATATCTTATTGGCATCCTGTGTACTTTGTTGCCACATTACTATATCAACTTTCAGAAACTGATACACAATTGCATCGTGTTGAGTGCCGTGTTTTTTAAAGGAAGCTGGCAGACAAGTGTGCAACTGCTGGATTCTTCGTGGTGGTTCCCGACTTCTTACACGGAGATCCCTATGTGATTAAAAATGCTGAGAGCCCTCTGGAAGGC contains the following coding sequences:
- the LOC107423239 gene encoding endo-1,3;1,4-beta-D-glucanase-like, which encodes MSGPQCCSNPPVLDRSGGAGHVEKLAGLDTYVTGSPDSKLAILLISDVFGYDAPNLRKLADKSAAAGFFVVVPDFLHGDPYVPENAERPISAWIKDHGTDKAAVEAKSVVEALRSKGVSSVGAAGFCWGAKVVVELAKIGIIQAAVLLHPSFVTVEDINEVKVPISVLGAENDHISPPELVKKFEEVLLGKSGVESFVKVFPKVAHGWTVRYKVEDQEAVTKAEEAHGDLLAWFSKHVK
- the LOC107423236 gene encoding endo-1,3;1,4-beta-D-glucanase-like isoform X1, yielding MSGAQCCSNPPVLDPSCGAGHVQKLAGLDTYVTGSPDSKLAILLVSDVFGYDAPNLRYLADKAAATGFFVVVPDFWHGDPYVPKNAERPLEGFDVWLKDHRTDKAALEARSVIEILKSKGVSSVGAAGCCLGAKVVVELAKTNIIQAAVLLHPTYVTVEDISEVKGPITILGAEIDEISPPELIKQFEAVLAGKSGVEFFVKVCPKVAHGWTIRYDVGDEEAVKNAEEAHQILLEWFCKHVK
- the LOC107423236 gene encoding endo-1,3;1,4-beta-D-glucanase-like isoform X2, which encodes MSGAQCCSNPPVLDPSCGAGHVQKLAGLDTYVTGSPDSKLAILLVSDVFGYDAPNLRYLADKAAATGFFVVVPDFWHGDPYVPKNAERPLEGFDVWLKDHRTDKAALEARSVIEILKSKGVSSVGAAGCCLGEVKGPITILGAEIDEISPPELIKQFEAVLAGKSGVEFFVKVCPKVAHGWTIRYDVGDEEAVKNAEEAHQILLEWFCKHVK